The Hevea brasiliensis isolate MT/VB/25A 57/8 chromosome 1, ASM3005281v1, whole genome shotgun sequence genome has a window encoding:
- the LOC110645933 gene encoding cytochrome c-type biogenesis CcmH-like mitochondrial protein, translated as MGSKEDDVKKAQVVDARARNISHNVRCTECGSQSIEDSQADIAILLRKLIRDEIQAGKTDKEIYKKLEDDFGETVLYAPKFDLQTAALWLSPLLVAGAAGGIWAYNKHRQKTNVHIMALNLVRGVPLTPKEKETMLEILTPPAPQGATPSSWWRRWRNG; from the exons ATGGGAAGTAAAGAAGATGATGTGAAGAAGGCGCAGGTTGTGGACGCTCGGGCAAGAAATATTAGCCATAACGTTCGGTGCACGGAGTGTGGGAGTCAGTCCATTGAAGATTCTCAAGCAGATATTGCTATTCTCCTCAGGAAG CTGATTCGTGATGAGATTCAAGCTGGGAAGACTGACAAAGAGATCTACAAAAAGCTTGAGGATGATTTTGGGGAAACAGTACTTTATGCCCCAAAGTTTGATCTGCAGACTGCAGCCTTGTGGCTATCACCG CTTCTAGTTGCAGGTGCTGCTGGTGGAATATGGGCTTACAACAAGCACAGGCAAAAGACTAATGTGCACATCATGGCATTGAACCTTGTTAGAGGTGTTCCATTAACCCCAAAAGAGAAGGAAACTATGCTGGAGATTCTTACACCTCCTGCCCCACAAGGAGCTACCCCTTCCTCTTGGTGGAGAAGGTGGCGCAATGGATGA
- the LOC110645948 gene encoding probable plastidic glucose transporter 3, protein MRERHVDVASSRHTRDLLNAYDAEQSTEHLLSGTGNDTGNPSWRHSLVHVLVATLSSFVFGYHLCVVNETLESISLDLSFSGNTMAKGLVVSTCLGGAFVGSIFSGWIADGVGRRRALQLCALPMIIGTSMSATTKDLWGMLLGRLFVGTGMGIGPPVTALYVSEVSPAHVRGTYGSLTQIATGLGIMGSLFIGIPAKKTLGWWRICFWVSVVPATALAFFMEFCAESPHWLLKRGRDAEAEIELEKLLGGSHVKSAMAELSNLDRGDDADKVKLSELLYGRHFKVVFIGSALFALQQLSGTNAIFYYSSTVFKSTGVPSDFANICVGICNLLGSIVAMLLMDKLGRKVLLIGSFSATAVSMGLQAIAASSFMPSTAAIYLSVGGMLMFVLTFALGAGPVPSLLLSEILPSRIRAKAMAVCMAFHWVINFFVGFLFLHLLEQIGPLVLDSAFASFSLLAVIFVKKNVLETKGKSLQEIEIELQPSE, encoded by the exons ATGAGAGAGCGCCATGTGGATGTTGCTTCCTCGAGGCACACGAGAGACCTCTTAAATGCCTATGATGCAGAACAAAGCACAG AACATTTGCTTAGTGGAACAGGCAACGATACTGGAAACCCTTCTTGGAGGCATTCTTTGGTGCATGTATTGGTGGCAACTCTTTCTTCTTTCGTGTTTGGCTACCATCTTTG TGTAGTCAATGAGACACTAGAAAGTATTTCTTTGGACCTTAGCTTTAGTGGGAATACCATGGCTAAAG GTTTAGTTGTAAGTACATGCCTAGGTGGTGCTTTCGTCGGATCTATATTCAGTGGCTGGATTGCAGATGGGGTTGGTCGACGTAGGGCTTTGCAGTTGTGTGCTTTACCAATGATAATTGGGACTTCAATGAG TGCAACAACAAAAGATCTGTGGGGTATGCTTCTGGGAAGGTTGTTTGTTGGAACTGGAATGGGTATTGGTCCACCTGTTACAGCTCTTTATGTGTCAGAG GTTTCACCAGCTCATGTAAGGGGTACTTATGGTAGCTTGACACAAATTGCAACAGGTCTTGGAATTATGGGGTCTCTATTTATTGGAATTCCAGCCAAAAAAACTTTGGGTTG GTGGCGCATTTGTTTTTGGGTCTCTGTCGTTCCTGCTACAGCACTTGCTTTTTTCATGGAGTTTTGTGCTGAGAGTCCTCATTGGCTTTTAAAG AGGGGAAGAGATGCAGAGGCTGAAATTGAGTTAGAGAAGCTTTTAGGAGGATCACATGTTAAATCTGCAATGGCTGAATTGTCAAATTTAGACCGAGGAGATGATGCTGACAAAGTAAAGTTATCAGAGTTGCTCTATGGTCGGCATTTTAAAg TGGTTTTCATTGGGTCTGCACTTTTTGCCTTACAACAGCTATCTGGCACAAATGCCATATTCTATTACTCATCAACAGTCTTTAAAAGCACTGGTGTTCCTTCCGATTTTGCAAACATATGTGTTGGAATTTGCAACTTGTTGG GTTCAATAGTTGCAATGCTTTTGATGGATAAACTAGGAAGAAAGGTGCTTCTTATAGGGAGTTTTTCTGCAACG GCAGTGTCAATGGGTCTTCAAGCTATTGCAGCTAGTTCTTTTATGCCGAGCACTGCAGCAATATATCTGTCTGTTGGAGGCATGTTAAT GTTTGTCTTGACATTTGCTCTTGGTGCTGGTCCTGTCCCTAGTCTACTTCTGTCAGAAATATTGCCAAGTCGAATTAGGGCAAAGGCAATGGCAGTTTGCATGGCCTTTCATTGG GTTATAAATTTCTTTGTTGGTTTTCTGTTTCTGCATTTGCTGGAACAAATTGGGCCACTAGTCTTGGATTCGGCGTTTGCTAGCTTTTCTTTACTGGCAGTGATCTTTGTGAAGAAGAATGTGTTGGAAACAAAAGGAAAATCACTCCAAGAAATTGAGATTGAACTTCAGCCATCAGAATAA